TGCTCTGTCCTTTGTTAGTTCATtctgagaagtttagctagctatcaaaccaggtttagtccacaattttctacattagagaacatttctgtaccaagtcaggaatatgacagttgttatccattcgtttgatgagtttgggcttttgattttgtcatttgattggatactttacgttttgaattttccttggagttcagtatttttgtgattttacattttatatgttcGGAATTTAGTGTGACGTACAGTtgcactgaactagtacacatttctTTTAATTGGTCAGCTAAATCCTCTTTCGGGTGCTGAATTTTTCTGTGTTGAAAACCCTTTGGTGGCCTTCTCTCTTGTCggtgttttgttttgtctttttttttttttaaagattccacattttcattttcattcttaTCTTATCTACAAAGAACTGTTCTGTATGTTTCATAGGTGAGAGGTACTTAGATTAAATCTTAAAATATCTTTTGAAGTTCGCTATTTTTTCATACACATATTGTACGGTCATATTATGTTAAAGTATTTAACATCTTGGAACCTTGGTACGATAGTTTaaagtatataattttattgttgtagaaaagaaaatagaaataccaaggatttatAAAGTGCAACTATACAAAACATTTGATTACTTggaattttttactcaaaaagaggttaattacaacatatttttaacaacttttctaaaggaggggtccacttattttgaataatattaaactgttaaagtaaatgtgttaacatggttaaagtccagaaatattacaaaattcttggaccatttaataccagatagatatatagttctttgggaaaatatgagcccttttgtactaaaaagtgttttttacataaaaatatattataaagttatattgacccctcattaaaagggatatttataacaataaggGGTTGTTGtcaacctgattatgacttggatggagaaatgtctcattgtcagtcacacatacaaaGACCAGATTTagttattcaattatttcttggtaaacagggaaaaaaatacttcataaattaaagaaatgtcaaagtacaagtgataaatcaagttttaatatagtCAAatcctactattttatgtttacaaaaaacaattataattgctcgcctttactttttaagcttcgcctcaaaaatttgcaaattaaatattttttttattaaaattttcaaatcgctcgctcgccccaatttttggagtccaaaaatccgtagaacaagacaTTAAATTGCTGTGGCCTAAGCAAGATTATCTAGAACATATATTCCAGATTTTAGTTGATGTAAAGTGAAGCAGTAATctagttaaatatattttgtgagCCAAGAGTGAAACAACTTCGTCTTAACAATACTCATAAGATCTTTGATAATACTTGtccattgtattaaaaaaaatactctaCTAGTAATAACAAGTCAATAACAGTTTCCATACTAGTGAAAATCATTATACCTATGTAATAACGCTGAGCGGTGTatagttaacaataaaaaatagTATATTACAATGCATTTATTGATTGCAATTTATAAACTGATTCAAATAAAACGAAATCGTTGATTAATGTTCTTTATCATATTTAATGATAACCTTAATCTTGGTATTTTTTAGCAATTTATATAGTTTTACCactattttatgttttctattttgatatttgaaatacaaatgtaGCCGTTGTTTAACTTATGATTatgaataactattttttttatatttcgtctctcttttagACAGGACACAATCATAAATAAGTTATATGTCTTTTATAAGTTAACCTTTTTCTTTAATTCATAGTAGTGTGTATATGGTGTATGCATGGTATcacaatgacaaaatcaaaaattcaagCACATGAAACGTATGATAACAACTATCATGTTCCTGATttggtacatacatttttgtatctgGATCAAGATACTAGATAACATAATTGGTACGTTTGGTCGCAAATAATAGACATTCCTATGAGGAAAAACTGTGCTCTTATTCTTGTCAACTTGTTCTTCAAATAAGGCTTAATTCATATAGGAGTGTTAAGGGGAAAAAATATTGCTTTAACTTCACGTACCGCTATTGACAAGAAGATGATGTCCAATCAATAGAAAAATCCTACCATGTATGTTATTTCAGTAGGGTCCTCCCTACGAAAACCAGACTGTTGATTATTAGCATTGTGTGATTACGTATACAGTATCAGTTGAgtacattctaaaaatgtatttcCCGAAtatattgaaaaagaaaacagTGAATGGCctatatatacataaaagaagatgtgctatgattgccaatgaaacaattccCCACGACTGcgaaatgacatagaaattaacaactatagtagagaggcgaaagataccagagggacaatcaagtTCATAGATCTAAGTTAAATTGATGAAGccttggctaaaaaagaaaaaagacaaaaatacaaaaaatagtatatagaaaactaaagactaagcaacgcgAACACGAACCACATCAAAGCTGGGgttggtctcaggtgctccgaaaggataagcagatcctgcttcacatgtgtcatccgtcgtgttgctcatgttatttcgAATCCGCCAAATATTCTgattcggaaggtcacattcgtgaaaaggaaaggCATTGTAGTTATGACATAATGAACGTATCCGATGTCAACTGTGaaaccgtacggtcttcaacaatgagcaaagcctataccacatagtcacttataaaaggccccgaaattataaatgtaaaacaattaaaacgagaaaatataaaatttgacacATTGTCCTGATCTCCTTTGCACTTATTAATTACTGATCTGTGTCAAAAATATGATATTAGGCAACGGCGATTCTGTATCAAAGTTGTATATTGagcataaataatttttcatgtcTTTTGCTTTTTTAAATAGGGTGTTAATGCGTGGTTATCCATTTCTGACATTTCAAATTGTCTAAGTAACATACGTGTTTTGAAGTTGGTTTATTGTGGTTGCCTTCTAGAATGATTCCAGAGCGATAGTGAATGGTATTAACATTAATTTGGTCCAATTTACATGATCAAAAGTCTAAAGCAATTAAAACCCACTGTAGGCTTGATTAATCTCGGACAAATACATGTACCACCGGACAAAACTTGATGTTTTTAACAATTAAACTGAttactttggattttttttttatcaggttgATACTGGCTTTACATTCTTATTTCTTTGATTAGAACTGTAACAGCGGTTCAATTACAATTGACAAATATCGTTTTTCATGCATAATTCACAATGTAAAGATAGACTAATACTTCGAAATTACAACAAAATATGAATCAtcaacaaaattatgtttttaagaatatgttttcattttctttttaaagcCTTCTTTATCTGACATTATTGCGGTGTTCCAAACAGATATAGTTTAATAAATTTACTCTCAACGTCCATATAATTAAGTAGAATGATCTGTTTGTCAACATGTTCACCAAATAGTGCTTGTCTTAAAGTCAACTACAATCAACAATCCAACGAGTGTGAGCTTTTATCAGGAGGACAAGTAATTGAGATGTCAAACAAAACGGACTAGTCATTCtatacaaaatgtttaaatggaACAAAGGTCTGCTTATGTTGTCTTGTTAAAAActataattatatttgaaaacattGGTTTCAATGATAGCTTGATATCTGTAAACTGCTGATTCGTAATATCAATGACACTGCTGTAAGACCTTCAGTGTCGTTTTTTAACATATGGCATACAAAAACTCACATCTTTTACCCtgaattcttctttttgtaattttttcactTTCTGAAGCGTACAAAAAGTTTTCAAATGTATAACGTTAAGGTTGGACGCcaaaaaaaaatgacgtcatactGAACATTATGTGCAAAAGACtagatcaacattttttttattttttaattggacGCAATAAGAGTATTGACCATAAGAAAAACAAGTTTTATAACTCTTGAGAATTGGATATGGCTCGATTTCAACtctcattatttattttaacacgTTTAAGTAATAATAACTAACTCGCCACATGCTCGGTTATCATTATACTGAAAGCAAAAATCTCGAGTTTATGCCAAGCGATATCCAATGCTCAttcgttatgaaacctataaaaATTGCGATGTAAGGATATAAATGCAAGTGTTACTACATTGTATAATCGCAGTGTTACAAATATAAATAGTATAAAAGAGTCATTACAATGTAATTGATGTTGATACGACACCGTGTTAACATTGTGAACATCGCTATGACAACAATATAGTTTTTATTCATTGAACACCGGGCTTGGCTAAGAAAACTTACTGGTATtgctttttattgaaatttgtattAACGAATGTTTGGCCTCAGAAAAATATGAATGCAgtacaaatgtttatatataacatattacgtatgtggcaaatattttagaaatgtttggtcctcaatgcgcttcaactgcgtactttatttagcttttgtaacttttttttattcgaatgtcaccgatgagtcttctgtagacaaaactcgcgtctggtgcaaatacaaaattttaatcctggtgtcTTTGATGAGTTTGTTTATATATTACGAATATCTGCAtgttaatgttatatatatatatatgttatttctgCTTCGTATACATTCGCTAATTGTTTGGGTCTGATAATGGCTTACGATCTTATAATTGTAAGATTGTTAAATGATtatattcatatctatatattattGTTATAATCAAAATAGTTTATGTCAATTATAAAAAATCACTGTAAAACATTGCTTTGCTTTTCATGGGACCTTTAATCggaataaaaatatcatatattacTTCATCTTATACAgaattattaatataaaaataagcagatgtggtatgattcctgATGAGAtatcacaagagaccaaactacatagaaactaacaactataggtcgagTTTGATAAAAGCGGTCATCTCAGAACAAGAATCTATAACAAGGTGTTGGACAGATGATTATGGCATCATAAATTGTTTTCAACATATTCATGTTATCTATTCCATGTGTATAATCtagtaaataattaaaataaagatataggGTGATGTGGTATGAGCAATGATGTGTGCAaattagacaactctctatccaagtcacaacttgtaaaagaaaaaccatcatatgtcttcaacacggagacttggctcacaccgaacagtaagctacaaagggcccaaaaaatgacTAGGAAACGGGAAAAATCTATATGAAAatatgagaaacgagaaacatccaataaccttccatcattaccgaactgaacaaagaaacaacacgaaGGGTGCCGTATACGGTTCAGGAaaagcttacccttccggagcacctgatttcactccaggagttcgtgttgttttgtgagtttttgtttactcattggttttgattgttattgtcataTGAACAagatcaacaaatgacaacttctgaacatcagattcctgacataggacaggaGCAAACATATGCAGCgggtttctcgtttctcgttttttaaacAGATTACACagttggttttacactagtcattttagaGTACAGAATACGGTCTTTCAAATGTTTGGAAGAGGCTTTAAGCGGTGTAGTGTCAGTGGTATGCTTGTTTCCAATTTGACTCTCTGTGGGGCGTACGGGCctgaatgtagaaaaaataatatcagattattcaCGTTTACACCACTTTTCACAGTAGACAGACTGATCAATACAAGAAGCATATAGGTAAAAGTCGATGATGATGTCAATGTGTCAaaggtcaaatatatttttaaacaacaaatatacaaatttttgaaacaaaaacgtTTAGGgctaaaaaaatgaattcagtTCATAATCATTTAAACGTGATTatcatacacagctacttttgcatatgTACTATGTCTGTACCAAAAATTTGTAGTACTGGacatctacttttaatattcagtatcATTTTGTTACTGTAAACTTATTGTAATAttaaggtacttgtattttacagtacttgattcgttcttgaaatttaagtactacagatttttggttacacCGTTACATTTTAAGCATTTAGAAtgtttgtctatttcaaatctcttaaagttatgatttcaaacatggaatattgtgaaCGCTATTGGTATTATGTCTGTaccaaaattttaagtacaaatcaagttctataaaatacaggtacctaaatattgcaaaaattggaaagtaaagaaatagttctaaatattaaaagtatatttccagtactacagattttaagtaccGAAATAGTACCtttgcaaaagtagcagtgtagaTATGATCGtatattttctaatgttttattttgatgctcaattatcaaaacaaaaaaaacaaaaaaataaatctcGTTTCATAAAAATAGCCCATTAAGACTAAATATAGACTAGATACAAAATCTATACATTTCAAGGCCGATATAAAACATGATAAAGCAAATGTAGATACAATCAATGCATAAGATAAATATTTGTCGACACTATAAACAGATTTTAAAGTAATACCAAATGTATTTAACCTACTTTAAATGCACAATGTTTTAATGGTTAAAAGCTTCTTCTTCCAAAGGCCAAAGACTGACATAGTGTTGCAATATTTGCCTTATTATAGCAGACGTCAACCCGAAATGTTAATGTATAAGAAATGAAAGGATGATATAGAAGATATGTAACAAAAGCTCTACAAACTTAAGACTACTTACAAACAAATCTTCTTTTCTTTCTATTCAATGTATCAATATTGTTACATCTTAATTGAAGGTTTACTACGTCATCGTGATCATATATAAATACAACTATTTGAGGAAATGAGATTAATGAGCTATAAAATCGCTTAACAAAATGACTTACCATCTCGTTCTTACATTATTTATGATTTGTGTTCATGGTGGTAAGTAAGttgttacatgtatatgactGGTATTTCATTACCACAAAAACATTTTCTAATAGTATTATTGTAGTCATTATTGGTATTggtattttttctaaattattttaatGTACATTGACGAAAATATATGTTTCTAATACAGATAAAGTGATAATAGTACATTCATTTTAAGTCTATAACATGAAATGATAGAGAACTAGAAAAATCCTCATTATCTGATTTTATTGACCCCTTCCCCTTTAGAAGACACAGACGAATATATTCATAATGCTGTCCCACGAAATTAAAACCTGAGTAGATATTGTTTCATTTCGTATTTCAATGTACTTTAGACATTCTTTATTAATATAAccatttctttaatatttttaatatgtgttaaattttataaatgtttacgACATTTTATCAATATGATACAAGCAAATTCATTCTTAGTATTGCGTTTTAGATGACTTTTTGTGGACCTttagtttaacttttttttaataggaGTTGATGTAAcatcaatttgtttgttttatgttcacTTTTTTTTTCGTGATTTTAGGTTGCTATCAATTTTAAAGTACTATTTTTACCATAATCGGTAGTTCCCCCGTAATTAGGTATAATATGCAAGTGCAAAATCGGTTTAGGAAGTTAGGATTCGTcgtcatttttgttaaaaaaattatgtgGACGGCTCGTGTTATATTGCCTTTGGAGTACACGTGATTATCTAGTTCAATTTAACATCTGGTTATTTTTAAACGGTTTTATCAGGAGCCTGTactccagtggttgtcgttagattatgttttacatatttgtttttcgttcatcttttttataaatgaggccgttagttttctcgtttgaattgttttcattgacatttcggggcctttcatagctgactatgcggtatgggctttgctcattgttgaaggccttgtgaagaattgtttcattggcaatcataccacatcttctttttttatatttacacctCACGATGTTTCTTTTGAATTGTAGATGAAATTCGAATTCAAACCTTGAATAGTGGGGAAACTGATTCTTTTGTGAATCCAAATGTTTTTGATGACTACACCAGTCTATCGGACTACAGTGTTTTTCTCTCAGAAAAACAGTTCTTCAGGTTTGAAATTAAAGCGTGTCATGACGCCTTTATTCTTTTATCTTCTGCCATTGATCTCAAGTCAGATGACTTTTATGAAATTTGTATCGGTGGATCAGGTAACAAAAAGACATTTTTGCGTCGAAAGTATAATGATGTTAACCAAATTGTTATGTCAACACCTAATATTTTGGGCTGCACAGAGAAAAGCACATTTCAGATCCGATGGACACTTGACGGAACAATACACCTTGTCAAAGAATCTGCCGTAGGAACAGAAACAATAATAGACTGGACAGATTCTATCCCATTACTCATTCAGGGAGTAGGAATAATGACTGGATGGGGATCTGATGGAATTTGGATTATTGAATCTTCAAGTAAGTGAACCAATATAAAGCGTTTTCAATAATTGAACGTTGTCTGTACATGTGCAATGTACAGTGTCAAAAAGTGAACCATATTTATAACACGACCAATCACTAAAACATTTAATGTACGTACGTTTGAGTAAGATAGAGGAAAAAAATAGGCCGCAACGTTGAATcggaataaaaacataaaatcatCTACAATTCATTTTATATGATTATGAAAAGAAGCATTCGTACTGTTTGAGGCTAGAAACATAACTTTATTCCGatcatttaaaaatcaataaGATTTCCAAACACTTAGATATATGTAGCTCTACCCTTAAGAGCTCGCGATCGGGAATTAACCATTAAGCTTTTATAAGGTAaactaaatttcaaaatttacccTACCGTTGTTACCAAAGAAGTTGTCAATTCTATGTATGAGAAAAGCATTTCTTTTTAAGGACTGTATTTGCATTCCTAAAATCAATGATTACAGTGTTCTAGTTTTGTCTAGTTTAGATTCTAAAATACGACTATTATCTATAGTTCAGTTCAATTATTAATCATTTTGAATTTGTAgtcaataacattttataaatcagCTTCAATATGTTTTGTACAATACAGAATAAGTCGTTGCACAGAAGTACAAAATTAAACATCGACATCAtgagaaataaatatttagatCAAAACATCAGAAAATAGATAGTTTGACAATTTTCTGAAGGGGTGTTGAATCTGTTTTTTCTGAAGGTATACACAATTAAGCTTTTGTATTAACATGTATATCAGGTTTGATAAGTAACATACCTTAAGCTGCCACATTTTTCGATTGAAAGAAATTATTATTAAATGGTACAATATCCAGTTCAGCTTACAATTTTACATTTAGATTTATGAAATAAGGAGATAATATGTGATTGTCATTGAGATAAATGTCTACCAAAGACAAAATTGTGTATATGCTTGAGACTAAAAGTCACCATACCTATAACAATTAGCAGTCCCAAATTATATACTGACCCATCAAAAGTTCCGCAATGACAAAATAAGAAACAATTTAGACGAGAAAACAAGTGGCATAATTGATGTTGCCACAACTTCATGATACATTATAAAAAACATCGGACACTTCCTACTATAATGTATTCTCTTTTGAACAAAAGTCTTTGATtatttttacaaacatatttacCGTCATCAATTTATTTGTTGTCAACAATTTAATAACACAAGTTTTTGTCAGCTTATTTCTCGTCAAATTTCATTacgaaaattataataaaattaccGATCTCAAAACGGACATTCAAAAAGGGGGAAGtaaataaaactgacaaaatcaaccGTTATCAATCAACGGAATGAGTGAAAGTATGATTCAATTACTTCTTCTTCATCGCGGTTCTTtcttttctatttctattttttgtataaacaaaGTATTAAATGTTTAATTGTAAACATAAAACACATTATAGCTTTTCAATTattgtatattttcttattttttagctTTTACTTATACTATCGGACAATATTGCGGTGTTCCTTCAACCTATGGTAGTACGAATTTACTTTCAACTTCAATACAACGGAGCAGaataatatgtttgtttaaatgttCATCGAATAGTCCTTGTCTTGGAGTCAACTTCAATGTGGAATCCAATGCATGTGAGCTTTTGTCTGGAGGACAAGTCATCGATAAGAACATCCGTTCTGACTGGTCATTCTATACAAAATGTTAATCGAATCAATTATA
The window above is part of the Mytilus edulis chromosome 6, xbMytEdul2.2, whole genome shotgun sequence genome. Proteins encoded here:
- the LOC139526314 gene encoding uncharacterized protein; protein product: MTYHLVLTLFMICVHGDEIRIQTLNSGETDSFVNPNVFDDYTSLSDYSVFLSEKQFFRFEIKACHDAFILLSSAIDLKSDDFYEICIGGSGNKKTFLRRKYNDVNQIVMSTPNILGCTEKSTFQIRWTLDGTIHLVKESAVGTETIIDWTDSIPLLIQGVGIMTGWGSDGIWIIESSSK